One region of Micromonospora ureilytica genomic DNA includes:
- a CDS encoding GGDEF domain-containing protein translates to MGWLDRVDDQVDALTHARALQEASRSAEAYVLLERVIRTTTDPAARADAMVQRLSALINLGRTAEFTRAIEEASAAVRDLAEPYLHGHLNALAALAAHHQGALDRCVMHLVRAARALGAVADPDRDTAWGWHDLAMAYSYLSFHGYALGAIERARQLGLTAGIPEETFAAPGIRLRNAVALDHNGDSDGCLRVLRDVAADLTRFVRAGRAGQLRPSSLAAYGYAAARQAALGDQVATEGPEPARLISHGGDSARARDLRQLGQVCLAVADGRPIEAVARLDTVQVSNETLGAAEPARLRSIALTRVGDHLAAHRADRLAFRLAAQRNDRLRDVYIDGIAARIDHEEMRREAARFEGEALTDPLTGLPNRRRLERYITAVVTRGERVVIGVCDLDGFKAVNTRHGHHSGDLVLQRIAGVINRVMRRHDFVARYGGDEFVVVLPDTGMTEAAEVARRIEAAVRLEDWESLVPGTPVGVSIGFAEVSGGSGLREALSIAFEQADREMLRAKTRPRAS, encoded by the coding sequence GTGGGCTGGCTCGACCGGGTCGATGACCAGGTTGACGCCCTCACGCACGCCCGGGCGTTGCAGGAGGCCAGCCGCTCCGCGGAGGCGTACGTCCTGCTGGAGCGTGTGATCCGCACCACCACCGACCCGGCGGCGCGGGCGGACGCGATGGTGCAGCGCCTCTCCGCACTGATCAATCTCGGTCGGACCGCGGAGTTCACCCGGGCCATCGAAGAGGCGTCGGCGGCGGTCCGCGACCTCGCCGAGCCCTATCTGCACGGTCACCTCAACGCGCTTGCCGCGCTCGCCGCGCACCACCAGGGCGCACTGGACCGCTGCGTCATGCACCTCGTCCGAGCGGCCCGGGCGCTGGGCGCCGTCGCCGACCCGGACCGGGACACCGCCTGGGGCTGGCACGACCTGGCCATGGCCTACAGCTACCTCAGCTTCCACGGGTACGCCCTGGGCGCCATCGAGCGGGCCCGGCAGCTCGGGCTGACCGCCGGGATCCCGGAGGAGACGTTCGCCGCGCCCGGCATCCGGCTACGCAACGCCGTGGCCCTGGACCACAACGGCGACAGCGACGGTTGTCTGCGGGTGCTCCGGGACGTGGCCGCCGACCTGACCCGCTTCGTCCGCGCCGGGCGGGCCGGCCAACTGCGCCCGAGCAGCCTCGCGGCGTACGGCTACGCGGCGGCCCGGCAGGCCGCGCTCGGCGACCAGGTGGCCACCGAAGGCCCCGAGCCGGCCCGGTTGATCAGCCACGGTGGCGACAGCGCCCGCGCCCGTGACCTGCGTCAGCTCGGGCAGGTCTGCCTTGCCGTCGCCGACGGTCGGCCGATCGAGGCGGTCGCCCGACTGGACACCGTCCAGGTGTCCAACGAGACGCTCGGGGCGGCCGAGCCGGCCCGGCTGCGCAGCATCGCGCTGACCCGCGTCGGGGACCACCTGGCAGCGCACCGGGCCGACCGGCTGGCGTTCCGGCTCGCCGCGCAGCGAAACGACCGGCTGCGCGACGTCTACATCGACGGCATCGCCGCCCGCATCGACCACGAGGAGATGCGCCGTGAGGCGGCGCGCTTCGAGGGTGAGGCGTTGACCGACCCGCTCACCGGGCTGCCCAACCGCCGCCGGCTGGAGCGGTACATCACCGCGGTGGTCACCCGTGGCGAACGGGTGGTGATCGGCGTCTGCGACCTGGACGGCTTCAAGGCGGTCAACACCCGGCACGGCCACCACTCCGGTGACCTGGTGCTCCAGCGCATCGCCGGCGTGATCAACCGGGTGATGCGCCGGCACGACTTCGTGGCCCGCTACGGCGGTGACGAGTTCGTGGTGGTGCTGCCGGACACCGGCATGACCGAGGCCGCCGAGGTGGCCCGCCGGATCGAGGCAGCGGTCCGACTGGAGGACTGGGAATCGTTGGTGCCGGGCACCCCCGTCGGGGTGAGCATCGGCTTCGCCGAGGTCTCCGGCGGCAGCGGGCTGCGCGAAGCGCTCAGCATCGCGTTCGAGCAGGCCGACCGCGAGATGCTTCGCGCCAAGACCCGCCCCCGCGCGAGCTGA
- a CDS encoding transglycosylase domain-containing protein — protein sequence MIRAQLDKLLTVVIAGVLAGLVLAAAALPAALVFGIGFSALSTPYSELPNTLRTPPTAQRSNLYANDGTTLITSFYQEDRVDVPLHEVAPVMRQAIVAAEDVRFYQHSGVDLRGVVRAFTVNKRDGRTRQGASTLTMQYVRNVLSNDPRLTETQRDAATELTTVRKLQEMRYALALERELDKDEILTRYLNIAYFGAGAYGIAAASKRYFSRSPAELTLAQAALLAGLVRSPDSDDPINGDADSAVARRSYVLERLVESGQVPADRAAAASAEPLQLRPSETPNDCTGVPDAHNDWGFFCDWFTRWWSSQSAFGATADERQRALRRGGFSIVSSLDPGVQRATTEQVLKIYSTTRAEAVPTAVVQPGTGRVLAMSVNRAYSVADNPVGQKNRPNTVNQLIAGGGAIEGYQGGSTFKLFTLLAALESGLPLSTDFVAPTQLLTRFPVTGEASCDGRWCPANASPSSMDGPRTMWSAFGRSVNTYFAWLTEKVGADRVVEMAERLGIVLRAESDAKLARYGAKDWGPFTLGVAATTPLDLASAYATVAAEGTWCAPLPVVSITDSGGRPVDAAKPDCRQVLDADVARAATDAARCPVGDQSMYGRCDGATAPGLRAKLGRPVAGKTGSSERYETETVVAFTPQLAVASMAANPDDPRDAVGQAVQAEMVNAVGEVLAFALRDQPVRDFVPPSERTAFQAQPQAGN from the coding sequence ATGATCCGGGCCCAACTCGACAAACTGCTGACCGTGGTGATCGCCGGAGTGCTGGCCGGGTTGGTGCTGGCCGCCGCCGCACTGCCCGCGGCCCTGGTCTTCGGAATCGGCTTCAGCGCCCTGTCGACGCCGTACTCGGAGCTGCCGAACACACTCCGTACGCCGCCCACCGCGCAGCGCTCCAACCTCTACGCCAACGACGGCACCACCCTGATCACCTCCTTCTACCAGGAGGACCGGGTGGACGTGCCGCTGCACGAGGTGGCCCCGGTGATGCGCCAAGCGATCGTGGCAGCCGAGGACGTCCGGTTCTACCAGCACAGCGGGGTCGACCTGCGGGGCGTCGTGCGCGCGTTCACAGTCAACAAGCGCGACGGCCGGACCCGGCAGGGCGCCTCCACGCTGACCATGCAGTACGTCCGCAACGTGCTCAGCAACGACCCCCGGCTGACCGAGACGCAACGGGACGCTGCCACCGAACTCACCACCGTCCGCAAACTCCAGGAGATGCGGTACGCGCTCGCGTTGGAGCGGGAGCTCGACAAGGACGAGATCCTGACCCGCTACCTCAACATCGCCTACTTCGGCGCCGGGGCGTACGGCATCGCGGCGGCCAGCAAGCGGTACTTCTCCCGGTCTCCGGCCGAGTTGACTCTGGCCCAGGCGGCACTGCTCGCCGGCCTGGTGCGTTCGCCGGACAGCGACGATCCGATCAACGGCGACGCCGACAGCGCGGTGGCCCGGCGGTCGTACGTGTTGGAGCGGCTGGTGGAGTCGGGGCAGGTTCCGGCGGACAGGGCCGCGGCGGCGTCCGCCGAACCCCTGCAACTGCGGCCCAGCGAAACCCCGAACGACTGCACGGGCGTTCCCGACGCGCACAACGACTGGGGCTTCTTCTGCGACTGGTTCACCCGCTGGTGGAGCAGCCAGTCCGCGTTCGGGGCGACCGCCGACGAGCGACAGCGCGCGCTGCGCCGGGGCGGCTTCTCCATCGTGTCGTCACTGGACCCGGGCGTGCAGCGGGCCACCACCGAGCAGGTGTTGAAGATCTATTCGACGACCAGGGCCGAGGCGGTGCCCACCGCCGTGGTGCAACCGGGCACCGGGCGGGTGCTGGCGATGTCGGTGAACCGCGCGTACAGCGTGGCGGACAACCCGGTCGGGCAGAAGAACCGCCCGAACACCGTCAACCAGTTGATCGCCGGCGGCGGCGCGATCGAGGGGTACCAGGGCGGCTCGACGTTCAAACTCTTCACCCTGCTGGCCGCGCTGGAGTCCGGCCTGCCGCTGTCGACCGACTTCGTGGCGCCGACCCAGTTGCTCACCCGCTTCCCGGTGACCGGGGAGGCGAGTTGCGACGGGCGGTGGTGCCCGGCGAACGCCAGCCCGTCGTCGATGGACGGCCCCCGCACCATGTGGAGCGCGTTCGGCCGCTCGGTGAACACGTACTTCGCCTGGCTCACCGAGAAGGTCGGCGCCGACCGGGTGGTGGAGATGGCCGAGCGACTCGGCATCGTGCTGCGGGCCGAGTCCGACGCGAAGCTGGCCCGCTACGGCGCGAAGGACTGGGGCCCGTTCACCCTGGGCGTGGCCGCGACCACCCCGTTGGACCTGGCCAGCGCGTACGCCACGGTGGCGGCCGAGGGGACCTGGTGCGCGCCGCTGCCGGTGGTCTCGATCACCGACTCGGGCGGCCGGCCGGTCGACGCCGCCAAGCCGGACTGCCGACAGGTGCTCGACGCCGACGTGGCGCGGGCGGCCACCGACGCGGCCCGCTGCCCGGTCGGGGACCAGTCGATGTACGGGCGCTGCGACGGTGCCACCGCACCCGGCCTGCGGGCGAAGCTCGGCCGACCGGTGGCGGGCAAGACCGGCAGCTCGGAACGGTACGAGACGGAGACGGTGGTGGCGTTCACGCCGCAGCTCGCGGTCGCCTCGATGGCGGCGAACCCGGACGATCCCCGGGACGCGGTCGGTCAGGCGGTGCAGGCCGAGATGGTGAACGCGGTAGGTGAGGTGCTCGCCTTCGCCCTGCGCGACCAACCGGTCCGCGACTTCGTCCCGCCCAGCGAACGCACCGCCTTCCAAGCCCAACCCCAAGCCGGCAACTGA
- the prmC gene encoding peptide chain release factor N(5)-glutamine methyltransferase has translation MSTLPQHPPEGTGPLRPSAAVARAARALAAAGVGSARVEAEVLAAYVLGVPRGRLALADDLGDDQLVRLDELTRRRAAREPLQHLTGRAGFRHLELSVGPGVFVPRPETELLAGWGVEQAQGRPDPVVVDLCSGSGAIALAVAQELPGARVIAVERSPAALAWLRRNAAERAAAGDRPIEVVEADVTAPDLLAELVGRVDVLLCNPPYVPDDVVVPPEVAGHDPAEAVFGGADGLVVIRPVVARAAVLLRPGGVFGVEHDDTHGAAVPALIAEDGGFTAVEEHPDLTGRPRYATASRRADGQHAPIGAAWQTDSS, from the coding sequence GTGAGTACTTTGCCGCAACACCCCCCCGAAGGGACAGGCCCCCTCCGGCCGTCCGCCGCGGTGGCCCGAGCGGCCCGCGCGCTCGCCGCCGCCGGGGTCGGCTCCGCCCGGGTGGAGGCCGAGGTGCTGGCGGCGTACGTGCTGGGGGTTCCCCGGGGTCGGCTGGCTCTCGCCGACGACCTCGGCGACGACCAGCTGGTGCGGCTCGACGAGTTGACGCGCCGCCGCGCCGCGCGTGAGCCGTTGCAGCACCTGACCGGTCGGGCCGGGTTCCGGCACCTGGAGCTGTCGGTCGGCCCGGGTGTCTTCGTGCCCCGGCCGGAGACCGAGCTGTTGGCCGGCTGGGGCGTCGAGCAGGCGCAGGGCCGGCCCGACCCGGTGGTGGTGGACCTGTGCAGCGGCTCGGGCGCGATCGCGCTGGCGGTGGCTCAGGAGCTGCCGGGGGCACGGGTGATCGCGGTGGAGCGGTCCCCGGCGGCGCTGGCCTGGCTGCGGCGCAACGCGGCAGAGCGGGCGGCGGCGGGGGACCGGCCGATCGAGGTGGTCGAGGCCGACGTGACCGCGCCGGACCTGCTGGCGGAGCTGGTGGGCCGGGTGGACGTGCTGCTCTGCAACCCGCCGTACGTCCCGGACGACGTGGTGGTCCCGCCGGAGGTGGCCGGGCACGACCCGGCGGAGGCGGTCTTCGGCGGCGCGGACGGCCTGGTGGTGATCCGGCCGGTCGTCGCGCGGGCGGCGGTGCTGTTGCGCCCGGGAGGCGTGTTCGGCGTCGAGCACGACGACACCCACGGTGCTGCGGTGCCTGCACTGATCGCCGAGGACGGCGGCTTCACCGCTGTCGAGGAGCATCCGGACCTCACCGGGCGTCCCCGCTACGCGACCGCGTCCCGACGGGCGGACGGCCAGCACGCCCCGATCGGGGCGGCGTGGCAGACTGACTCCTCGTGA
- a CDS encoding arsenate reductase/protein-tyrosine-phosphatase family protein, translating to MPPFTVLHVCMGNICRSPMAERLLALAVRERLTRRAQDPAQAEELVHSHSAGTGGWHAGEEMNPPAARQVTGRGGEVEGFAARKLRSDHIDAADLVLTATADQQEYVVALRPDAAARTFVLGEFGRLLAAVDAAALPSGDATPEAVYARGVALVAAAHDARLGASALATDDLDDPWGRGDQCFSRVADEIEETVHPLAGALLP from the coding sequence GTGCCCCCGTTCACGGTTCTGCACGTCTGCATGGGCAACATCTGCCGTTCGCCGATGGCGGAGCGGCTGCTCGCCCTGGCGGTGCGGGAGCGGCTTACCCGGCGTGCACAGGACCCGGCTCAGGCCGAGGAGCTGGTGCACAGCCACAGCGCCGGCACTGGTGGTTGGCACGCCGGCGAGGAGATGAACCCGCCGGCGGCACGGCAGGTCACCGGCCGTGGTGGTGAGGTGGAGGGGTTCGCCGCGCGCAAGCTGCGCTCGGACCACATCGACGCCGCCGACCTGGTCCTGACCGCCACTGCCGACCAGCAGGAGTACGTGGTGGCGCTTCGTCCGGACGCGGCGGCCCGCACGTTCGTGCTTGGCGAGTTCGGTCGGCTGCTGGCCGCGGTGGACGCCGCCGCGCTGCCGTCGGGCGACGCCACCCCGGAGGCCGTGTACGCCCGGGGCGTGGCCCTGGTGGCGGCGGCTCACGACGCGCGGCTGGGCGCTTCGGCGCTGGCCACCGATGATCTGGACGACCCGTGGGGTCGTGGCGACCAGTGCTTCAGCCGGGTCGCCGACGAGATCGAGGAGACGGTCCACCCGCTGGCCGGCGCGCTGCTGCCCTGA
- a CDS encoding L-threonylcarbamoyladenylate synthase, which produces MLYDCRSPADRDRGIAAAIEAVKNGELVVLPTDTVYGIGADAFTPYAVKALLDAKGRGRQMPPPVLIGSRHTLDGLVFSLPTAARDLVEAFWPGALTIVVEHSPSLQWDLGDKTGTVAVRMPLHPVALEVLRETGPMAVSSANKTGQPAAVTADEARDQLSYSVRAYLEAGPCPDPVPSTIVDLTGEVPQLLRAGAIPLEKLRDVVPDLVDGRAV; this is translated from the coding sequence ATGCTCTACGACTGCCGGTCGCCCGCCGATCGGGACCGCGGCATCGCTGCGGCGATCGAGGCGGTCAAGAACGGCGAGCTGGTCGTTCTCCCGACGGACACCGTGTATGGGATCGGCGCGGATGCGTTCACCCCGTACGCGGTGAAGGCGCTGCTCGATGCCAAGGGCCGGGGTCGGCAGATGCCGCCACCGGTGCTGATCGGCTCGCGGCACACCCTGGACGGGTTGGTCTTCTCGCTGCCCACTGCCGCACGGGACCTGGTGGAGGCGTTCTGGCCGGGTGCGCTGACGATCGTGGTCGAGCACTCGCCGAGCCTGCAGTGGGACCTGGGCGACAAGACCGGCACGGTGGCGGTGCGGATGCCGCTGCACCCGGTGGCGTTGGAGGTGCTGCGCGAGACCGGTCCGATGGCGGTCTCGTCGGCCAACAAGACCGGCCAGCCGGCCGCGGTCACCGCCGACGAGGCGCGTGACCAGCTCAGCTACTCGGTGCGGGCCTATCTGGAGGCCGGGCCCTGCCCGGACCCGGTGCCCAGCACGATCGTGGATCTGACCGGTGAGGTGCCGCAGTTGTTGCGGGCCGGGGCGATCCCCTTGGAGAAGCTGCGCGACGTGGTTCCGGATCTCGTCGACGGGCGGGCGGTCTGA